One window of Campylobacter avium LMG 24591 genomic DNA carries:
- the pheA gene encoding prephenate dehydratase, translated as MNSIDSLRIKIDNIDDEILKLLNQRMEFVKEIGEIKQSTQSAIYRPERERAIISRLKNNNKGLLNQNAIEAIYQEIFAVSRNLEMPQCIAYLGPEGTYTHQAARSRFGAMSSYVALDTIEDVFKELINKEASYGVIPIENNTEGAVGTSLDCLGKYQEIKIFGEIYMDIHHSFVSINENLKEIKKIYSHPQGYNQCLAFLKSHNLASVEFIPSKSTAQAAYLASQDKEAAAICSKIAAKLYNVPILFSKIEDNLANRTRFLILSDIKLSKMPNCKTSILAQTAHKPGALSALLNAFKEENINLTKLESRPIKSKDFLHSFYLDFDGHIDDENVQRALSGIDYVWLGSYLRGDENEL; from the coding sequence ATGAACAGTATAGATTCTTTAAGGATAAAGATAGACAATATAGACGATGAAATTCTAAAGCTCTTAAATCAAAGAATGGAATTTGTAAAAGAAATAGGCGAGATAAAGCAAAGCACACAAAGTGCAATTTACCGTCCTGAAAGAGAAAGGGCCATCATCTCAAGGCTTAAAAATAACAACAAAGGGCTTTTAAATCAAAATGCTATAGAGGCGATTTATCAAGAAATTTTTGCTGTTTCAAGGAATTTAGAAATGCCTCAGTGCATAGCATATCTTGGACCTGAGGGCACTTACACTCACCAAGCAGCAAGGAGCCGTTTTGGCGCTATGAGTTCTTATGTTGCCTTAGATACGATAGAAGATGTTTTCAAAGAGCTGATAAACAAAGAAGCAAGTTATGGCGTAATCCCTATAGAAAACAACACGGAAGGAGCGGTTGGCACCAGCTTAGACTGCCTTGGCAAATACCAAGAAATAAAAATTTTTGGCGAAATTTATATGGATATACATCATTCCTTTGTAAGTATAAATGAAAATTTAAAGGAGATTAAAAAAATTTATTCTCACCCACAAGGATATAATCAATGTCTAGCCTTTTTAAAGAGCCATAACCTAGCCTCAGTCGAATTTATCCCCTCTAAATCTACAGCCCAAGCAGCCTATCTAGCCTCACAGGATAAAGAGGCCGCCGCCATTTGCTCTAAGATAGCCGCAAAGCTTTATAATGTGCCCATACTTTTTAGCAAGATTGAAGATAATTTAGCAAACCGCACCAGATTTTTAATACTTAGCGATATAAAGCTTTCAAAAATGCCAAATTGCAAGACTTCTATCTTGGCACAAACTGCACACAAACCCGGTGCCTTATCAGCGCTACTTAATGCCTTTAAAGAGGAGAATATAAATTTAACAAAATTAGAATCAAGACCCATAAAATCAAAGGACTTTTTACATAGCTTTTACCTAGACTTTGACGGGCATATAGATGATGAAAATGTGCAAAGAGCCTTAAGCGGAATTGATTATGTGTGGCTTGGATCATACTTGCGTGGAGATGAAAATGAACTTTAA
- the hisC gene encoding histidinol-phosphate transaminase, translating into MNFNAYLNDLPIYEPGKDIEAVAKEYGVKEVIKLASNENALGTSLKVVETIKQNAHLAHLYPDDNMSELKEKLARKHEVKVSNLIIGAGSDQIIEFISHAKLNSKNAYLQCGISFAMYEIYAKHCQAKAYKTASKTHNLKELKELYAKHKEEIKLVYLCVPNNPLGECLDKDEIYEFISFCDEDCIVVLDCAYNDYAAFKDPKKKIEAKDLLAKFSNVLYLATFSKLYALGGLRLGYGIANEEIIKTLYKIRAPFNVTNLSLKAGLAALDDEDFVKKSLETNLSELKRYEDFAKKMQISYIDSYTNFITYTFDEKNSGDLCEKLLKKGIIIRNLQSYGMNAVRITIGTSKNNDRFFDEFAKIYKL; encoded by the coding sequence ATGAACTTTAATGCTTATTTAAATGATTTGCCAATATACGAACCGGGCAAGGATATAGAAGCCGTAGCTAAAGAGTACGGAGTAAAAGAGGTTATAAAATTAGCTAGTAATGAAAACGCACTCGGCACCTCCTTAAAAGTTGTAGAGACTATAAAACAAAATGCTCATCTAGCACATCTTTACCCTGATGATAATATGAGCGAGTTAAAGGAAAAACTTGCCAGAAAGCATGAAGTCAAGGTTTCAAATTTAATCATAGGTGCAGGAAGCGATCAAATCATAGAATTTATAAGCCACGCAAAGCTAAATTCAAAAAATGCCTATCTTCAGTGCGGTATTAGCTTTGCTATGTATGAAATTTATGCTAAACACTGCCAAGCTAAGGCTTATAAAACAGCTTCTAAAACTCATAATTTAAAGGAATTAAAAGAGCTTTATGCAAAACATAAAGAGGAGATAAAACTTGTTTATCTTTGTGTGCCAAATAATCCCTTAGGAGAGTGCTTAGACAAGGATGAAATTTATGAGTTTATAAGCTTTTGTGATGAAGACTGTATTGTGGTGCTTGACTGTGCTTATAATGATTACGCTGCCTTTAAAGATCCTAAAAAAAAGATAGAAGCTAAGGATTTGCTTGCTAAATTTAGCAATGTCCTTTACCTTGCAACCTTTTCAAAGCTTTATGCTTTGGGCGGTTTAAGGCTTGGTTACGGTATTGCAAATGAAGAAATTATAAAGACTTTATACAAGATAAGAGCACCTTTTAATGTAACAAATCTATCGCTCAAAGCAGGCTTAGCAGCCCTTGATGATGAAGACTTTGTAAAAAAAAGCTTAGAGACGAATTTAAGCGAGCTTAAAAGATATGAGGATTTTGCAAAAAAAATGCAAATTTCATACATAGATTCTTATACAAATTTCATAACTTATACCTTTGATGAAAAAAATAGCGGTGATTTGTGCGAAAAATTGCTTAAAAAAGGTATAATAATAAGAAATTTGCAAAGTTATGGTATGAATGCTGTGCGTATCACTATAGGGACAAGCAAAAACAACGATAGATTTTTTGATGAATTTGCTAAAATTTATAAGCTTTAG
- the fliF gene encoding flagellar basal-body MS-ring/collar protein FliF, translating into MEEFKNMLHQVGQLFQNLSKRQKIVIAVSLVAVVAFLVFLALYRGTGSSSSSGYAVLVENTEASNASAIVTYLEQNSIPYTIQNEGTILVPQEHVYRQRMAIASEGLIKDSKMGWEGYDQQQFGATDEEQRIKYLRAIQTELARTIESLEPIQRASVHIAMPKPSVFTERQTPPTASVVLTIKEGLKLTRKQIDGIKNIVASAIPKLTTQNVKITDQKGITLEEDGAYESDVIAAQIKYKRDHEQELEQKIINTLAPFAGGTDKVVANVNIEFDFSKMNSQSEIYDPNTVIRSEQTLNEERTGKKDPVIQGVPGAVSNIGPVEGLNDDGTIEQYKKNQVTTNNEISKTITNTEKSFATIIRTSAAVMIDGKYQESVDENGEKKVEYVPLSASELQNIQNLVQRTINYSAARGDEVTVSNLEFRRPDIKVESKVQTFYSRFIEPFIPPVKYFIAAILLFIFYKKVIAPFTQKMLADIESAEEEAQRDLGPVDDAEDALEKFNAARKRVEEQLGFGEGINEDALQYDVLLEKLKALVNEKSQEVATLLQTLVENDTEYNENRDL; encoded by the coding sequence ATGGAAGAATTTAAAAATATGCTTCACCAAGTGGGGCAGCTTTTTCAAAACTTAAGCAAAAGACAAAAGATAGTTATAGCTGTTTCTTTGGTGGCTGTGGTTGCTTTTTTAGTCTTTTTAGCACTTTACAGGGGAACAGGTTCAAGTTCTTCAAGTGGCTACGCGGTTTTAGTTGAAAATACAGAAGCTAGCAATGCTTCAGCCATAGTTACTTATTTAGAGCAAAATTCTATCCCATACACTATACAAAATGAAGGCACTATCTTAGTTCCTCAAGAGCATGTGTATAGACAAAGAATGGCTATAGCTAGCGAGGGTCTTATAAAAGATTCTAAAATGGGCTGGGAAGGCTATGACCAGCAGCAATTTGGCGCAACAGATGAAGAGCAAAGGATAAAATACCTAAGAGCCATACAAACAGAACTTGCAAGAACCATCGAAAGCCTAGAGCCTATACAAAGGGCTAGCGTGCATATTGCTATGCCAAAACCTTCAGTTTTTACAGAAAGACAAACCCCACCAACCGCCTCTGTAGTTTTAACTATAAAAGAGGGTCTAAAACTTACTAGAAAGCAAATTGACGGCATTAAAAACATAGTTGCTTCGGCTATACCAAAGCTTACTACGCAAAATGTAAAGATAACAGACCAAAAAGGTATCACCTTAGAGGAGGACGGTGCATATGAAAGTGATGTTATCGCAGCACAAATTAAGTACAAAAGAGATCATGAACAAGAACTAGAGCAAAAGATTATTAATACCTTAGCTCCGTTTGCGGGCGGCACTGATAAGGTTGTGGCGAATGTAAATATAGAATTTGACTTTTCAAAGATGAATTCACAAAGTGAAATTTATGACCCAAACACAGTTATAAGAAGTGAGCAAACTTTAAACGAGGAAAGAACGGGTAAAAAAGATCCTGTTATACAAGGCGTTCCTGGAGCTGTTTCAAATATAGGTCCTGTTGAAGGATTAAACGATGATGGCACAATTGAACAGTATAAGAAAAATCAAGTTACAACAAATAACGAAATTTCAAAAACTATTACTAATACAGAAAAGTCCTTTGCAACCATTATTAGAACCTCAGCCGCTGTTATGATTGATGGTAAGTATCAAGAAAGTGTTGATGAGAATGGAGAAAAAAAGGTTGAGTATGTGCCTTTGAGTGCTTCTGAGCTTCAAAATATACAAAATTTAGTGCAAAGAACTATAAATTACAGTGCTGCAAGAGGGGATGAGGTAACTGTTTCTAATCTAGAATTTAGAAGACCTGACATAAAGGTTGAAAGCAAGGTTCAAACCTTTTACTCAAGATTTATCGAGCCATTTATACCTCCTGTTAAGTATTTTATTGCCGCTATCTTGCTCTTTATTTTTTACAAGAAGGTTATTGCACCTTTTACACAAAAAATGCTTGCAGATATAGAATCTGCCGAAGAAGAAGCACAAAGGGATCTTGGGCCTGTTGATGACGCTGAGGATGCTTTGGAGAAATTCAATGCTGCTAGAAAAAGGGTTGAGGAGCAGCTTGGTTTTGGAGAGGGTATAAACGAAGATGCCCTTCAATACGATGTCTTGCTGGAAAAACTTAAGGCCTTGGTGAATGAAAAGAGCCAAGAGGTGGCAACACTTCTTCAAACCTTGGTTGAAAATGACACAGAGTATAATGAAAATAGGGATCTTTAA
- the fliG gene encoding flagellar motor switch protein FliG, which produces MIKLSEEQKMIYDDLSMPEKIAIFLIQLGEDTTTVVFSHMEINVITEVSRYIAMAKQVDKTVATAVLEEFYTLLQSNQYIKSGGLEYAKEILFRTFGPDIANKILEKLTKSMENNQNFAYLAQIKPQQLADFITKEHPQTISLILAHMDSIHAAETLEYFSDELRAEVAIRMASLGDISPSIIKRVSAVLESKLESLTSYKVEVGGPRAVAEILNRLGQKASKSTITYIEQSDEKLAETIKDLMFTFDDISKLGSQALREILKVADKKDLMIGLKGASEELKQKFLANMSSRASEAFLEEMGFLGAVRVRDVEEAQRKVVEVVQKLIEQGLIQTGDGDEMIE; this is translated from the coding sequence ATGATAAAGCTTAGCGAAGAACAAAAAATGATCTATGACGATCTTTCTATGCCAGAAAAGATCGCCATTTTTTTGATACAACTAGGTGAGGATACAACAACAGTTGTATTTTCGCATATGGAAATAAATGTTATCACCGAAGTTTCTCGCTACATAGCAATGGCAAAGCAGGTCGATAAAACCGTGGCTACTGCTGTTTTAGAGGAGTTTTACACTCTACTTCAATCAAATCAATACATAAAAAGCGGCGGCTTAGAATACGCAAAAGAAATTTTATTTAGAACCTTTGGTCCTGACATAGCAAATAAAATCTTAGAAAAACTTACAAAAAGTATGGAAAATAACCAAAATTTCGCATACTTAGCACAGATAAAACCTCAGCAATTAGCTGATTTTATCACCAAAGAGCACCCTCAAACCATATCTTTAATTCTAGCTCATATGGACTCTATACATGCTGCTGAAACTTTGGAGTATTTTAGCGATGAGTTAAGGGCTGAGGTCGCTATTCGTATGGCAAGTCTTGGTGATATCTCACCATCTATCATTAAAAGGGTTTCAGCTGTGCTTGAAAGCAAGTTAGAAAGCCTTACTTCTTATAAGGTTGAAGTTGGTGGTCCAAGAGCTGTTGCAGAAATTCTCAACCGCTTGGGTCAAAAGGCCTCCAAATCAACAATTACTTATATAGAACAAAGCGATGAAAAGCTTGCTGAAACCATAAAAGACTTGATGTTTACCTTTGATGATATATCAAAGCTCGGTTCTCAAGCGCTTAGAGAAATTTTAAAAGTGGCTGATAAGAAGGATTTGATGATTGGTCTTAAGGGAGCTAGCGAGGAGCTAAAACAAAAATTCCTTGCCAATATGTCTTCGCGTGCAAGTGAGGCCTTCTTAGAAGAAATGGGCTTTTTGGGCGCTGTACGTGTAAGGGATGTTGAAGAAGCGCAAAGAAAGGTTGTTGAGGTTGTTCAAAAGCTCATAGAACAGGGTCTGATTCAGACCGGTGATGGCGATGAGATGATAGAGTAG
- the fliH gene encoding flagellar assembly protein FliH has protein sequence MIKTTNVISTNNSDKHVIDNYHFKVLSEFASEQEQNQRQEQSQSASIQTEQMQVNQDTQDAQQDELPASQATQTNTFQNAFVEDLLKKTDEMSSNIIKLQMQIESQESEFNNRLNTELENAKQNAQQEGYEKAKAEFEKELNEISEKYLKSIAKLDEACQRLDGFIEKNEKELASTAIDIAKEVIAKELEESSSKIALNLAQELMQELKGASSIELRVSPLDYDFVKSKLSDVKNLKISLDDAISKGSVIVLSDVANIESNLNSRLDKIKKMVNQ, from the coding sequence ATGATAAAAACTACAAATGTAATCTCAACAAATAATTCTGATAAGCATGTAATCGATAATTATCATTTTAAGGTTTTATCTGAGTTTGCGAGCGAACAAGAGCAAAATCAAAGACAAGAACAAAGTCAAAGTGCAAGTATTCAAACTGAGCAAATGCAGGTAAACCAGGATACGCAAGACGCACAGCAAGATGAACTTCCTGCCAGCCAAGCTACACAAACAAATACTTTTCAAAACGCTTTTGTAGAGGATTTGCTTAAAAAAACTGATGAAATGTCATCAAATATCATAAAGCTTCAAATGCAAATTGAGAGCCAAGAAAGCGAATTTAATAATAGACTTAATACAGAGCTTGAAAACGCCAAGCAAAACGCACAACAAGAAGGCTATGAAAAGGCTAAGGCAGAATTTGAAAAAGAACTTAATGAAATCAGTGAAAAATACCTAAAAAGCATAGCAAAGCTTGATGAGGCTTGCCAGAGGCTGGATGGCTTTATAGAAAAAAATGAAAAAGAGCTTGCTAGCACCGCCATAGATATAGCAAAAGAAGTTATTGCAAAGGAGCTTGAGGAGTCCTCATCAAAGATTGCTCTAAATTTAGCACAAGAACTTATGCAAGAGTTAAAGGGTGCTTCTAGCATAGAGCTTAGGGTTAGTCCTCTTGATTATGACTTTGTAAAATCAAAGTTAAGCGATGTAAAAAATCTTAAAATTTCGCTAGATGACGCTATTTCAAAGGGTAGCGTTATAGTTTTAAGCGATGTAGCAAATATAGAATCAAATTTAAATAGCCGCCTAGATAAAATCAAAAAAATGGTAAATCAATGA
- the dxs gene encoding 1-deoxy-D-xylulose-5-phosphate synthase — MKDLLKANLKDLDVNELQELAELLRQKIISVVSKNGGHLSSNLGTIELSIAMHYVFDYKKDPFIFDVSHQAYAHKILSGRGDKFHSIRTFKGLSGYTKESEGDYFIAGHSSTSISLLVGACKAIKLKNEDRQPIALIGDGAMSAGMVYEALNELGDKKYPCVIILNDNEMSISKPIGAISNYLSQAMSSEFYQKFKKRVERMLDFFPQSATYMAKRFEESFKLITPGLLFEELGLEYIGPLNGHDIKELISTLKKAKAMKKPCIIHVQTIKGKGYEPAEGKHASWHGVGAFDINTGKAIKNSSKKSATELFSNYLLELASIDEKIVGVTAAMPSGTGLDKLIEKYPERFWDVAIAEQHAVTSMAAMAKEGFKPFVAIYSTFLQRAYDQIIHDCAIMNLNVVFAIDRAGIVGEDGETHQGAFDISFLSAIPNITLAAPRDEKMLKNIMSYSLTHKGVFAFRYPRGSFLLDDEFKAGEVKFARAELLEHSNSKIAFLAYGQGVGKAKKVQDELSGEEKFANLVDLIFAKPLDEDFLKNLAQRTKLWFVFSDSAKIGGIGSLLANFLQKYDLDIKLASFEYEDSFIAHGSLADVEKDLELDTLSLSKKIMQIISK, encoded by the coding sequence ATGAAAGATTTGCTAAAAGCAAATTTAAAAGACCTTGATGTAAACGAACTACAAGAACTTGCCGAGCTTCTTAGACAAAAAATTATTTCAGTGGTTAGCAAAAACGGAGGGCACCTAAGCTCAAATTTGGGCACAATAGAGCTTAGCATAGCTATGCACTATGTATTTGATTATAAAAAAGACCCTTTTATTTTTGATGTCTCTCATCAGGCTTACGCACATAAAATTTTAAGCGGTAGAGGGGATAAATTTCACAGCATAAGAACCTTTAAAGGACTCAGCGGTTACACGAAAGAAAGTGAGGGAGATTATTTTATAGCTGGGCATTCAAGTACTTCTATATCGCTTTTAGTCGGTGCTTGCAAGGCCATAAAGCTTAAAAATGAGGATAGACAACCAATAGCTTTAATAGGCGATGGGGCTATGAGTGCAGGTATGGTTTATGAGGCTTTAAATGAGCTTGGAGATAAAAAATACCCCTGTGTTATCATTTTAAATGATAATGAAATGTCCATTTCAAAGCCCATAGGAGCTATCTCAAACTATCTTTCCCAAGCTATGTCAAGCGAGTTTTACCAAAAATTCAAAAAAAGAGTTGAAAGAATGCTTGATTTCTTTCCTCAAAGCGCTACTTATATGGCAAAAAGATTTGAAGAAAGTTTTAAGCTCATCACCCCTGGCCTGCTTTTTGAAGAGCTTGGGCTTGAATATATAGGGCCTCTTAATGGGCATGATATAAAAGAGCTTATAAGTACGCTTAAAAAAGCAAAGGCCATGAAAAAACCTTGCATTATACATGTTCAAACCATAAAAGGCAAGGGCTATGAGCCAGCCGAGGGTAAACACGCTAGCTGGCACGGCGTGGGTGCTTTTGATATAAACACGGGAAAGGCTATTAAAAATTCGAGCAAAAAATCAGCCACCGAGCTTTTTTCAAACTATCTTTTAGAATTAGCTTCTATTGATGAAAAAATAGTAGGCGTAACAGCTGCTATGCCAAGCGGAACAGGACTTGATAAGCTTATAGAAAAATACCCTGAGAGATTTTGGGATGTAGCTATTGCCGAGCAGCACGCAGTTACTTCTATGGCAGCTATGGCTAAGGAAGGCTTTAAGCCTTTCGTGGCTATTTATAGCACCTTTTTACAAAGAGCGTATGATCAAATCATTCACGACTGTGCCATTATGAATTTAAATGTAGTCTTTGCCATAGATAGAGCAGGCATTGTTGGAGAGGACGGCGAAACTCATCAAGGAGCCTTTGATATAAGTTTTTTATCAGCCATTCCAAATATCACTCTAGCAGCTCCAAGAGATGAAAAAATGCTTAAAAACATTATGTCTTATTCTTTAACGCACAAGGGAGTTTTTGCCTTTAGATACCCAAGAGGAAGTTTTTTGCTAGATGATGAGTTTAAAGCTGGTGAGGTGAAATTTGCAAGGGCTGAGCTTTTGGAACATTCAAATTCTAAAATAGCTTTTCTAGCTTATGGACAAGGGGTTGGCAAGGCAAAAAAAGTGCAAGATGAGCTAAGCGGGGAGGAAAAATTTGCGAATTTGGTGGATTTAATCTTTGCAAAGCCTTTGGATGAGGATTTTTTAAAAAACTTAGCACAAAGAACTAAACTTTGGTTTGTCTTTAGCGATAGTGCAAAAATAGGCGGCATAGGCTCTTTGCTAGCAAATTTTTTACAAAAATACGACCTAGATATTAAGCTAGCAAGCTTTGAATATGAGGATAGTTTTATAGCTCATGGTTCTTTAGCGGATGTGGAAAAAGACTTAGAGCTTGATACGCTTTCTCTTAGCAAAAAGATAATGCAAATAATAAGCAAATAA
- the perR gene encoding peroxide-responsive transcriptional repressor PerR: MELIQLLKKYDLKATPQRLCVLKILKKHEHPNIDELYEQVKNEYPSISLATVYKNLHTLQEQGLVVEVNVPNQKAYYDIYEEPHMHIICSNCGNISDLDFKDTNLLSYQEELEKKLGSFINKLNISAYTDTCSSCMGLK; this comes from the coding sequence ATGGAACTTATACAGTTACTTAAAAAATACGATTTAAAGGCCACTCCACAAAGGCTTTGCGTGCTTAAAATTCTAAAAAAACACGAACACCCAAATATAGACGAGCTTTACGAACAAGTTAAAAATGAATACCCTTCCATATCTTTAGCCACAGTGTATAAGAATCTTCATACATTGCAAGAACAGGGCTTGGTGGTAGAGGTAAATGTGCCAAATCAAAAAGCTTATTATGATATATACGAAGAGCCTCACATGCATATAATTTGTTCAAATTGTGGCAATATCAGCGACTTGGATTTTAAAGATACAAATTTGCTTTCTTATCAAGAAGAACTAGAAAAAAAGCTAGGCAGCTTTATAAATAAGCTAAATATCAGTGCATACACAGACACTTGTTCATCTTGTATGGGTCTTAAATGA
- the ubiE gene encoding bifunctional demethylmenaquinone methyltransferase/2-methoxy-6-polyprenyl-1,4-benzoquinol methylase UbiE, translating to MKKQDKIIAMFDDISPSYDKANRILSFGVDVSWRQRACKKVLRCFDSKNALKILDVACGTGDMIQSWQESAKNLSKKISSIRGVDPSGGMLGIAKSKFKDIEFIQALAQDLPIKDKEVDILSISYGIRNVVQRKEALSEFARVLKKDGILLVLEFTRREKGGFVAIFRDFYLKYILPKIGAYLSNNKEAYEYLPNSIDDFLSKDEFMQELREAGFEMMFYESFSFDVSSMFIARKL from the coding sequence ATGAAAAAACAAGACAAAATCATAGCTATGTTTGATGATATATCGCCTAGCTATGACAAGGCAAATCGAATTTTAAGCTTTGGTGTTGATGTAAGTTGGAGACAAAGGGCTTGCAAAAAGGTTTTGCGTTGTTTTGATTCTAAAAATGCTTTGAAAATTTTAGATGTAGCTTGTGGCACAGGTGATATGATACAAAGCTGGCAAGAAAGTGCTAAGAATTTATCTAAGAAAATATCCTCGATACGAGGCGTTGACCCTAGCGGTGGTATGCTTGGTATTGCCAAGTCTAAATTTAAAGACATAGAATTTATACAGGCTTTGGCACAGGATTTGCCGATTAAAGACAAGGAAGTTGATATACTTAGCATAAGCTATGGCATTAGAAATGTGGTGCAAAGAAAAGAAGCCTTAAGTGAATTTGCAAGGGTGCTTAAAAAAGACGGAATTTTGCTTGTTTTGGAATTTACTAGACGAGAAAAAGGCGGCTTTGTGGCTATTTTCAGGGATTTTTATCTAAAATACATCCTGCCTAAAATCGGCGCTTATCTTAGTAATAATAAAGAAGCTTACGAGTATCTACCAAATTCTATAGATGATTTTCTAAGCAAAGATGAATTTATGCAAGAGCTTAGGGAAGCTGGTTTTGAAATGATGTTTTACGAGAGCTTTAGTTTTGATGTAAGCTCTATGTTTATAGCAAGGAAGCTTTAA
- the xseA gene encoding exodeoxyribonuclease VII large subunit, whose protein sequence is MNVSELNLKAKALLEAHFDNISLSGELSNITVHSSGHWYFELKDDKASISCIMFRANNSKLNFVPKAGDFLELSGTVSLYAESGRYQFIAKNMQKAGLGDLEAKFLELKERLEKEGLFDEKFKKKISPLPQKVGIISSFTSAALEDMLKLIRQKEYFLAKFYLFNALTQGLNAPASIIKALKKADEMGLDLIIIARGGGSKQDLFCFNDEALAREIFKAKTPIISAIGHEIDYVISDFVADLRAPTPSAAINLAFFSKDELAQKLDNLEDRLVFFMKNILDKAEQSLSFCEKMLKARSPKELLDQKIKQLVLLQKQLNLLITSKINTKKSLVEKFENALSLHNNFFEKSKNLVCIQKNGKMLPLKELKSGEIVDLLSFDSKKEAKIL, encoded by the coding sequence ATGAATGTTAGCGAGTTAAATTTAAAGGCAAAAGCCCTACTTGAAGCCCATTTTGACAATATCTCATTAAGCGGGGAATTATCTAATATCACCGTACATAGCTCAGGGCATTGGTATTTTGAGCTAAAAGATGATAAAGCAAGCATATCTTGCATTATGTTTAGGGCAAATAACTCAAAGCTAAATTTTGTGCCAAAAGCAGGAGATTTTTTAGAGCTTAGCGGCACTGTAAGCTTATATGCTGAAAGCGGACGCTATCAATTCATAGCTAAAAATATGCAAAAAGCAGGCTTAGGAGATTTGGAAGCTAAATTTTTAGAGTTAAAAGAAAGGCTTGAAAAAGAAGGGCTTTTTGATGAGAAATTCAAAAAAAAGATAAGCCCTTTGCCCCAAAAAGTAGGCATAATAAGCTCATTTACTTCAGCAGCTCTTGAAGATATGTTAAAACTTATCAGGCAAAAGGAGTATTTTTTAGCTAAATTTTATCTTTTTAATGCCCTAACTCAAGGCTTAAATGCTCCTGCTTCTATCATAAAAGCACTTAAAAAGGCTGATGAAATGGGACTTGATTTAATCATCATAGCAAGAGGGGGCGGGTCTAAGCAGGATTTGTTTTGCTTTAATGATGAAGCTTTGGCTAGAGAAATTTTTAAGGCTAAAACGCCCATAATTTCAGCCATAGGACACGAGATAGATTATGTGATAAGTGATTTTGTAGCTGATTTAAGAGCTCCAACCCCGAGTGCAGCTATAAATTTAGCCTTTTTTTCAAAGGATGAATTAGCTCAAAAGCTTGATAATTTAGAGGATAGATTAGTTTTTTTTATGAAAAATATCTTAGATAAGGCAGAGCAAAGTCTTTCATTTTGCGAAAAAATGCTTAAGGCAAGATCGCCCAAAGAGCTTTTAGATCAGAAAATAAAACAGCTAGTGCTTTTGCAAAAACAGCTTAATTTGCTCATAACTTCAAAAATAAATACTAAAAAATCCTTAGTAGAAAAATTTGAAAATGCTTTGTCTTTGCATAATAACTTTTTTGAAAAAAGCAAAAATCTAGTTTGCATACAAAAAAATGGTAAAATGCTTCCTTTAAAAGAGTTAAAAAGTGGCGAAATCGTGGATTTGTTGAGCTTTGACTCCAAAAAAGAGGCTAAAATTTTATAA